The Phormidium yuhuli AB48 DNA window GGGTAGGGACGGATACTTTAAGTAAGTTAGAAATCTCATAGAGAGAAAGCTGCTTGCGAAAAATGCTGGCGGTGGCTTGAATGAGCTGATCTGGCTCATGGGCCGAGCGCACCGGAACGGGGTTGCGATGACATCCGGCCCGAAAACGTACCTGTTGCTGATCGGGAAGATAGAGACAGACAAAGGGGGATGGCAACTGTTTACGCCATTGTTGCCATTGCAGGGCCATTTGCCAGAGGGGAGCGGGAATTTCTGACAAGGGGGTTTCCATTAACACCGGATCAATTTTTGAGCCTTTGGAAAACTCAATCTCTGTTTCGGGCAAGGCCAAAACATGAACCAACGCCTCCAGACTCAAGCGCATCAGCAACTGACGCAATTTAGACATGGGTAAGCCCTGGCCATGCCACCAACGACAGAGTTGAGGATATTCATTCTCACTGTCACTGAATTCGAGTTTGGCCAAGTTCGGTTGGATGGTACGGATTAAGCATTGTAGGCGTTCCGTTTTGCCCGTAATGCTCGTGGCGTAGGTGAGTTGACCGGCTCGGAGAAAGACTTGCCAACTGACCTGTGGATCCTGGGGATCGCCAACGGTGAGACACCCAGAGACTTGCTTACTGACAAGGTGCTTGATGGCTTTACGGGGATGGGTCACCGTGCGGGTGACACGTAACCCGGTATTACCAGTCTGAGGGGGAGAATTACCAGTCATGGTTGCTGTGAACAGTTGACAGTTGAGGGATGCTAGGGGCAGATGGGCGTTTCGGGGGGGTGGGAGGAGCTGGCCTTAAAACTCGATGCTCATCGGCGCTCGGGGAAAGGGGATCACATCACGAATGTTACTCATACCGGTAATAAATTGCACCAAACGCTCAAACCCTAGTCCAAATCCGGCATGAGGAACGGTTCCATAGCGTCGTAAATCTAGATACCACCAGTAGTCTTGTTCATTTAAGCCGCTAGCTTGGAGACGTTGCTGAAGCAGATCTAGCCGTTCTTCGCGCTGAGAACCGCCGATAATTTCGCCAATTTGGGGGACGAGGACATCCATGGCGGCAACGGTTCGCCCATCGTCATTAGCACGCATATAAAAAGCTTTGATGCCGATGGGGTAGTCATAGAGAATCACGGGTTTGCCGATGAGCTGCTCTGTGAGGTAA harbors:
- a CDS encoding response regulator, with the protein product MTGNSPPQTGNTGLRVTRTVTHPRKAIKHLVSKQVSGCLTVGDPQDPQVSWQVFLRAGQLTYATSITGKTERLQCLIRTIQPNLAKLEFSDSENEYPQLCRWWHGQGLPMSKLRQLLMRLSLEALVHVLALPETEIEFSKGSKIDPVLMETPLSEIPAPLWQMALQWQQWRKQLPSPFVCLYLPDQQQVRFRAGCHRNPVPVRSAHEPDQLIQATASIFRKQLSLYEISNLLKVSVPTLVAWMQPFLNEGILVTQLEPPPAVSSTPPTEADNPPPPSPSEVRPLIACIDDSKTIQKQVRGILLLSGYEVLGITEPAQALTALVRQKPAAILMDVNMPDIDGYELCSMLRQSRQLREIPIIMLTGRDGILDRIRAKTLGVNFYLTKPFHPEHLVESIGKVLQNNSVDV